A genomic region of Prosthecobacter algae contains the following coding sequences:
- a CDS encoding DUF7133 domain-containing protein has protein sequence MTSARILLPALLGLSLPVSAQQLGAVAGNEEVKKIMETRKGRGVMADDTPPTPPLNAVKKFITRSDVAVDLMASEPAVEQPLYASWDSKGRMWVTQYRQYQFPAGLKIVSYDQHLRAKFDKAPLPPPRGEKGGDKITVFEDTDGDGAFDKHTDVITGLNIASAALPGMSRIWVLNPPYLLSYPDANQDGLPDGDPEVELTGFGLEDTHAVATNLQWGLDGWLYGANGSTTTGNVSSANTKNVKWEGQCIWRYHPNKKLFEIYAEGGGNTFSLDIDSKGRVFSGTNNGSTRGMHYEQGSYGIKGWGKHGPLTNPYAFGWFEHMKHEGDNKRFPQAFAIYEGGLLGSGYEGKIIAPNSLANVVYVSERFPDGSTFRSKDEENLMSSPDRWFRPVWAGVGPDGGFYMADWYDTRLSHVSPVDDWHKTSGRIYRVRPAAGAPKLKPFDLAKASPEELLGHLSHTNEWFRKQAALEIGWRGLVELKDRLVTQVKTSDAYALDALWTLDMLGAANEALVDSLLGNKDPCIRRWAVKILGEQRRGSEALASLAKTEKNLEVRAQILASAKRLKASDALPLLWAAEGEEDISGHLPLLAWWALESKAEKEKEAVFAFLKTDAAMVKTAAFRDHLAEKLAKRYALAGGEENLQSCSDLLTLAPGDAVRGKIIAGIAAAFEGAEMPPLPDSLSKALNDYMAKQSGGNLALALRTGSAAALKDALKLLSDSKASNAQRISIAKTLAELGKQESVAPMVAILKGGANAPSLKRGILQAAAKFDDRRIPEALLTGYEAQIAGDKALREDALRTLAGRKEWALLLVNFVNDGKVQPKHITIDTARQLSLYKDPEMDAAIEKHWKGLLMTGPTEAKEKEMARIKAVIKTGLGDADKGKLQFMARCAICHKLFGEGNIIGPELTGYDRANPDFWLDNIFNPSLEIREGFGNYIVKLKNGQMLTGIMDAQDASGIVLKDIAGNKTPVKQPEIEKLEASPVSLMPESLTIGMSDADLKDFFAYLMKLP, from the coding sequence ATGACATCCGCCCGTATTCTCCTCCCCGCCTTGCTTGGCCTTAGCCTGCCCGTGTCTGCGCAGCAGCTCGGGGCCGTGGCCGGCAATGAAGAGGTCAAAAAGATCATGGAGACGCGCAAAGGTCGTGGCGTGATGGCGGATGACACCCCGCCGACCCCTCCTCTGAATGCCGTGAAAAAATTCATCACCCGCAGCGATGTGGCGGTGGATCTCATGGCCTCGGAACCTGCCGTGGAGCAACCGCTCTACGCCAGTTGGGATTCCAAAGGCCGCATGTGGGTCACGCAGTATCGCCAGTATCAGTTTCCGGCGGGGCTGAAGATCGTCAGTTACGACCAGCACCTGCGCGCCAAGTTTGACAAGGCACCGCTGCCACCGCCACGTGGTGAAAAGGGCGGGGACAAAATCACCGTCTTTGAAGACACCGATGGCGACGGCGCTTTCGACAAGCATACGGATGTAATCACCGGCCTGAATATCGCCAGCGCCGCCCTGCCCGGCATGAGCCGCATCTGGGTGCTGAATCCGCCTTACCTGCTCAGTTATCCTGATGCCAACCAGGATGGCCTGCCCGATGGCGATCCTGAAGTGGAACTCACCGGATTCGGCTTGGAAGATACCCACGCCGTGGCCACCAATCTCCAGTGGGGCCTGGATGGCTGGCTTTATGGGGCCAATGGCAGCACCACTACAGGTAACGTCAGCAGCGCCAATACCAAAAATGTGAAGTGGGAAGGCCAGTGCATCTGGCGTTATCATCCTAACAAAAAGCTCTTCGAAATCTACGCCGAGGGCGGTGGCAACACCTTCAGCCTGGACATCGACAGCAAGGGCCGTGTCTTCTCCGGCACCAACAACGGCAGCACCCGTGGCATGCACTACGAGCAGGGCAGCTACGGCATCAAAGGCTGGGGCAAGCACGGTCCTCTGACCAACCCCTACGCCTTCGGCTGGTTCGAGCACATGAAGCATGAAGGGGACAACAAACGTTTCCCCCAGGCCTTCGCGATCTATGAAGGCGGTCTGCTCGGCAGCGGTTATGAAGGCAAGATCATCGCCCCCAACTCCTTGGCCAATGTCGTCTATGTCAGCGAGCGTTTTCCCGATGGCTCCACCTTTCGCAGCAAGGACGAGGAAAATCTGATGAGCTCCCCCGACCGTTGGTTCCGCCCGGTCTGGGCAGGCGTTGGCCCCGATGGTGGTTTTTACATGGCCGATTGGTATGACACCCGCCTCAGCCACGTCAGCCCAGTGGATGACTGGCACAAGACCAGCGGCCGCATCTATCGTGTGCGCCCAGCGGCAGGTGCCCCCAAGCTGAAGCCCTTTGATCTGGCCAAGGCTTCCCCTGAGGAACTGCTCGGCCACCTCAGCCACACCAACGAATGGTTCCGCAAACAGGCTGCCCTGGAGATCGGCTGGCGCGGGTTAGTCGAACTGAAAGACCGCCTCGTCACCCAGGTCAAAACATCGGATGCGTATGCTCTCGATGCCTTGTGGACGCTGGACATGCTAGGTGCTGCTAATGAGGCCTTGGTGGATTCCTTGTTAGGCAATAAAGACCCTTGCATCCGCCGCTGGGCGGTGAAGATCCTGGGCGAACAACGTCGTGGATCCGAAGCCCTGGCCAGCCTCGCCAAAACCGAGAAGAACCTGGAGGTGCGGGCGCAAATCCTCGCGTCCGCCAAACGCCTGAAAGCTTCTGACGCACTGCCCTTGCTCTGGGCTGCTGAAGGCGAAGAAGACATCAGCGGTCACCTTCCTTTGCTGGCTTGGTGGGCCCTGGAATCCAAAGCTGAGAAAGAGAAGGAAGCCGTTTTCGCCTTCCTGAAAACCGATGCAGCGATGGTAAAAACCGCCGCTTTCCGAGATCACCTCGCAGAGAAATTGGCCAAGCGTTATGCCCTCGCAGGTGGTGAGGAGAATCTGCAATCCTGTTCGGATCTCCTCACTTTGGCTCCGGGTGATGCCGTTCGCGGTAAGATCATCGCAGGAATCGCGGCGGCTTTTGAAGGCGCTGAAATGCCTCCGCTGCCGGACAGCCTGTCCAAGGCCCTGAACGACTACATGGCCAAACAGTCCGGAGGCAATCTGGCCCTGGCCCTACGCACAGGCAGTGCCGCTGCCCTCAAGGACGCGCTCAAGCTCCTCTCGGACTCCAAAGCCTCGAACGCCCAGCGTATCTCCATCGCCAAGACCCTGGCGGAGCTGGGCAAACAGGAATCCGTCGCCCCGATGGTGGCCATCTTGAAAGGCGGAGCCAATGCACCGAGCCTGAAACGCGGCATCCTGCAGGCGGCGGCGAAGTTTGACGACCGCCGCATTCCCGAAGCCCTGCTCACCGGTTATGAGGCCCAAATCGCCGGGGACAAAGCCCTGCGCGAGGATGCCCTGCGCACGCTGGCGGGCCGCAAGGAATGGGCACTCCTGCTGGTCAACTTTGTCAACGATGGCAAAGTGCAGCCCAAACACATCACCATTGATACTGCTCGGCAGCTCAGCCTTTACAAGGATCCTGAGATGGATGCGGCCATCGAGAAGCATTGGAAGGGGCTCCTTATGACTGGGCCTACCGAAGCCAAGGAAAAGGAGATGGCCCGCATCAAGGCCGTCATCAAAACGGGTCTGGGCGATGCCGACAAAGGCAAGCTTCAGTTCATGGCCCGCTGCGCCATCTGCCACAAGCTCTTCGGTGAAGGCAACATCATCGGCCCGGAACTCACCGGTTATGACCGCGCCAACCCGGACTTCTGGCTCGATAACATCTTCAACCCCAGTCTCGAAATCCGCGAAGGTTTCGGCAACTACATCGTCAAGCTGAAGAACGGCCAGATGCTCACCGGCATCATGGATGCCCAGGATGCCAGCGGCATCGTGCTGAAGGACATCGCGGGTAACAAGACTCCCGTGAAGCAGCCCGAAATCGAGAAACTCGAAGCCTCCCCTGTCTCTCTCATGCCCGAGTCCCTCACCATCGGCATGAGCGATGCCGACCTGAAGGACTTCTTCGCCTATCTGATGAAGCTGCCGTGA
- a CDS encoding tetratricopeptide repeat protein — MSDYEATNASTHFARGRLLQTQHRFTDAVKCYQQALELDPNHSPSYVMLALCWLNDNSTVANAVDAAQRAVGLEPEDPFAHGVLALTLNAKAKDGQTSAIQDALKHAEAATSIDPDSDFAHAVTARIHLRLRDYPQAEASARKALQLDTENTMAAEVLSAALLMQKKDQDHQSLIDYQLQRDPDDDSAHTSAGWHALMQGDHKRANQHFMEALRLSPMNESARMGLVESFRARSSVYRLQLRFAHFMNQFTEGRQNMIMIGGFVAYKVVSTLLQDVSPILSSIMIGAWLLFALWSHLARGFSSFFLVMDRFARQALRPREYWEGVVVGGLIFASLGALVMGYVWQIEAGSYSALIFLLAAVANAAAFTNDHHLGRYLYAIAAGIAGFGALYIATAIFGRVALPSAELFGVTALLIGVVVSWLRPFRVLYA, encoded by the coding sequence ATGTCCGATTACGAAGCCACCAACGCCAGCACGCATTTCGCCCGCGGCCGCCTTTTGCAGACGCAGCACCGCTTCACGGATGCCGTGAAATGCTACCAGCAGGCGCTGGAGCTGGATCCCAATCACTCTCCCAGTTATGTCATGCTGGCGCTGTGCTGGCTGAACGATAACAGCACCGTGGCGAATGCCGTGGATGCTGCCCAGCGCGCGGTGGGACTGGAGCCTGAAGATCCCTTCGCCCATGGAGTCTTGGCCCTAACTTTGAATGCCAAGGCCAAAGATGGCCAGACAAGCGCCATTCAAGACGCGCTGAAGCATGCCGAAGCAGCCACCTCCATTGATCCCGACAGTGACTTCGCCCATGCGGTCACCGCCCGCATCCATCTGCGGCTACGCGACTACCCGCAGGCGGAAGCCTCAGCACGCAAAGCCCTGCAACTGGATACGGAGAACACCATGGCCGCCGAGGTCCTCTCGGCAGCTCTGCTCATGCAGAAGAAGGACCAGGATCATCAAAGCCTGATTGATTACCAGCTCCAACGTGACCCCGATGATGACAGCGCCCACACGAGCGCTGGCTGGCATGCGCTGATGCAGGGAGATCACAAGCGTGCCAACCAGCATTTCATGGAAGCCCTGAGGCTCAGCCCCATGAACGAAAGCGCTCGCATGGGCCTGGTGGAATCCTTCCGTGCACGTTCATCCGTCTATCGGCTGCAGCTTCGCTTTGCCCACTTCATGAACCAGTTCACCGAAGGCCGGCAGAACATGATCATGATCGGTGGTTTCGTGGCCTACAAGGTGGTCAGCACCCTGCTCCAAGATGTGTCTCCAATCCTCAGTTCGATCATGATTGGGGCTTGGCTTTTGTTCGCACTCTGGTCGCATCTAGCGCGTGGGTTCAGCTCCTTCTTCCTTGTTATGGACCGCTTTGCCCGGCAGGCTCTACGGCCTCGAGAATACTGGGAAGGAGTCGTCGTTGGTGGGCTGATCTTTGCCTCGCTGGGTGCGCTAGTGATGGGTTATGTCTGGCAGATTGAGGCGGGCAGCTACTCCGCCCTGATCTTCCTTCTGGCCGCCGTCGCCAATGCGGCAGCCTTCACCAATGACCACCACCTGGGCCGCTACCTTTATGCTATCGCAGCGGGCATCGCCGGCTTTGGCGCTCTTTACATCGCAACTGCCATCTTCGGTAGAGTTGCCCTGCCCTCAGCCGAATTGTTTGGTGTTACCGCCCTGCTCATCGGCGTAGTGGTAAGCTGGCTGAGACCCTTCCGCGTGCTGTATGCATGA
- a CDS encoding ATP-binding protein, translating to MAQNLDALRLALQHSPDNVPLLLIYAAGCMEELLHDEAEAAFNSVLKLDADNAEARTGLAQVALLQGRHSEAAVRAEQLIANKPDFAPGYLLLARILVTEGELGRARSLYDKALALNPSLSDPGLEKDLSNIKPSDDETGSRKRAGLASNGDYVEADEEEDEDEEDSQPRGGSASDLGLADFEKPKLNFSSVGGMEALKEEIRMKIMYPLQHAELFKAYDKKVGGGVLLYGPPGCGKTLISKATAGEIKANFIALGLHQILDMWIGNSEKNMHEVFELARKNAPCVLFFDEVDALAADRRDLRQSAGRNLINQFLSEMDGADSQNDGVLILGATNAPWHIDPAFRRPGRFDRTLFVPPPDEPGRASIIEVMAEKKPIGELDPRALAKKTPDFSGADLKAVFDLATEEVLTEVMRTGKVVPLTTKELIKAAGRHKPTTKAWFESAKNYAMYSNQSGFYDDVLKYLGLLKR from the coding sequence ATGGCTCAAAACCTCGATGCCCTCCGTCTGGCCCTGCAACATTCTCCCGACAATGTGCCCCTGCTCCTGATCTACGCCGCAGGCTGCATGGAAGAATTGCTGCATGACGAGGCCGAGGCTGCCTTTAACAGCGTCCTCAAACTAGACGCGGACAATGCGGAAGCTCGCACCGGGCTAGCCCAGGTGGCCCTGCTACAGGGGCGTCATTCCGAAGCCGCCGTGCGTGCTGAACAATTGATCGCCAACAAGCCTGACTTTGCCCCCGGTTATCTCCTGCTGGCGCGCATCCTGGTCACCGAAGGCGAACTCGGCCGCGCCCGCAGCCTCTATGACAAAGCCTTGGCCCTGAACCCTTCCCTTTCCGATCCGGGTCTGGAGAAGGATCTTAGCAACATCAAGCCCAGCGACGATGAAACCGGTAGCCGCAAACGCGCCGGCCTCGCCTCCAATGGCGACTACGTGGAGGCTGATGAGGAAGAAGACGAGGATGAAGAAGACAGCCAGCCACGTGGCGGCTCCGCCTCTGACCTGGGCCTCGCCGACTTTGAAAAACCCAAGCTGAACTTCAGCAGCGTGGGTGGCATGGAGGCGCTGAAAGAGGAGATCCGCATGAAGATCATGTACCCGCTTCAGCATGCGGAACTGTTCAAAGCCTACGATAAAAAAGTCGGCGGTGGAGTCCTCCTCTATGGCCCTCCGGGCTGCGGCAAGACCCTCATCAGCAAAGCCACCGCTGGTGAGATCAAGGCCAACTTCATCGCCCTCGGCCTGCATCAAATCCTCGACATGTGGATCGGAAACTCCGAGAAAAACATGCATGAAGTCTTTGAGCTGGCGCGCAAGAACGCACCCTGCGTGCTTTTCTTTGATGAAGTGGATGCCCTGGCCGCTGACCGCCGGGATCTGCGCCAAAGTGCAGGGCGAAATCTCATCAACCAGTTCCTCTCCGAGATGGATGGAGCCGACTCCCAAAACGATGGTGTCCTGATTCTCGGTGCGACCAATGCCCCCTGGCACATTGACCCCGCCTTCCGCCGTCCGGGCCGCTTTGACCGCACGCTGTTTGTGCCGCCACCGGATGAACCGGGCCGCGCCTCCATCATTGAGGTGATGGCCGAGAAAAAGCCTATCGGCGAATTGGATCCGCGTGCCCTGGCCAAGAAGACCCCTGACTTTTCCGGGGCCGATCTGAAGGCTGTCTTCGACCTCGCCACCGAGGAAGTTTTGACCGAAGTCATGCGCACTGGCAAGGTGGTGCCCCTGACCACCAAGGAACTGATCAAGGCCGCAGGCCGCCATAAACCGACCACGAAGGCCTGGTTTGAGAGCGCCAAAAACTACGCCATGTACTCGAATCAAAGCGGGTTCTATGACGATGTGCTGAAGTACCTCGGGCTCCTCAAACGCTAG
- a CDS encoding DUF420 domain-containing protein has translation MTVYDLPPINATLNACATVFIILGLIFIKVGNKKAHIVCMATALTFSAVFLGCYLYYHFHVLHVKFAGTGNIKTFYYGLLITHVFLAIVNLPMIIMTVIPALRQRFDKHKRLAKWTAPIWLYVSITGVIVYMMCYQWYGPPLRS, from the coding sequence ATGACTGTTTACGACTTGCCACCGATCAATGCCACCCTGAACGCCTGTGCCACGGTTTTCATTATTCTGGGCCTCATCTTCATCAAGGTCGGCAACAAAAAGGCACATATCGTCTGCATGGCCACAGCGCTGACTTTCTCAGCCGTGTTCCTGGGCTGCTACCTGTATTATCACTTCCATGTGCTGCATGTGAAGTTCGCCGGTACAGGGAACATCAAGACCTTCTATTATGGGTTGCTGATCACCCATGTCTTTTTGGCCATCGTCAACCTGCCCATGATCATCATGACGGTCATCCCGGCACTTCGGCAGCGCTTTGACAAGCACAAGCGACTCGCCAAATGGACCGCCCCCATCTGGCTCTATGTCTCCATCACAGGCGTCATCGTTTACATGATGTGCTATCAGTGGTACGGCCCGCCGCTCCGTTCCTGA
- a CDS encoding SCO family protein, translated as MSQPASDPKPSLTPWAIWIPIIFAVLGVVVFYNYLIAMQDQAKSEDKNRPAILGRLERDLELTERDGRKVHLDELRGKVLLTSWVYTRCPRGCAGVIAKLKKLQEEYKDNPNVHFISFTLDPEDTPEMMQKFARGINVQDTDPWWFVNGAKDEVRNYMTQFMKFRPVQDLPEADRLSPDDKYIHDLRVALVDHKGHVRGTQYDLMNADPQFGDYFEAQLRKDLNFILKEKEQGK; from the coding sequence ATGTCCCAGCCCGCCTCCGACCCCAAACCCTCGCTCACTCCCTGGGCCATCTGGATCCCCATCATTTTCGCCGTGCTCGGCGTGGTGGTGTTCTACAACTACCTGATCGCGATGCAGGACCAGGCGAAGAGCGAGGATAAAAACCGCCCTGCCATCCTGGGCCGCCTGGAGCGCGACCTGGAGCTGACGGAGCGCGACGGTCGCAAAGTCCACCTCGATGAATTGCGCGGCAAGGTCCTGCTAACGTCCTGGGTTTACACTCGCTGCCCGCGCGGCTGCGCTGGCGTCATCGCCAAGCTGAAGAAACTCCAGGAAGAGTACAAGGACAACCCGAACGTCCACTTCATCTCCTTCACCCTGGATCCTGAAGACACCCCAGAAATGATGCAGAAATTTGCCCGTGGCATCAACGTCCAAGACACCGACCCCTGGTGGTTCGTGAATGGAGCCAAGGATGAAGTGCGCAACTACATGACCCAGTTCATGAAATTCCGCCCCGTGCAGGACCTACCCGAGGCTGACCGCCTGTCTCCGGATGACAAGTACATCCACGACCTTCGAGTCGCCCTGGTGGATCACAAAGGCCACGTGCGCGGCACTCAGTACGATCTCATGAATGCCGACCCCCAGTTCGGTGACTACTTCGAAGCCCAGCTACGCAAAGACCTGAACTTCATCCTCAAGGAAAAGGAACAGGGCAAATAA
- the cyoE gene encoding heme o synthase has protein sequence MSESASPSPEPASKTWSMNDLLVLTKFRLSALVIVTTFVGFWLRAGTSLDGWLLFHTILGSSLAAFGAGVFNQLMEIEPDSRMTRTADRPLPAGRISPSAAFGIGWLLSAFALIHLVAKVNFEAAALTALTLATYLFIYTPLKRQSPTNTLVGAVSGALPPLIGWAGAAGQLPRDEAYVRWQLLLEPGAIYLFALLFLWQLPHFLAINWMYRDEYRRGGFIMLANDDDEGVRTSKHALAYSIATLLLMFYPVQQGLVVTWIFLPLSLALAGWLCKLALDFQKNPERASARKLFFCTLMYLPGILIISSIAWKRA, from the coding sequence ATGTCCGAAAGCGCCAGCCCCTCCCCCGAGCCTGCCTCCAAAACCTGGAGCATGAATGACCTGCTTGTGCTCACCAAGTTCCGTCTCAGCGCCCTGGTCATCGTCACCACCTTTGTCGGCTTCTGGCTACGGGCTGGCACCTCGCTCGATGGCTGGCTGCTTTTCCACACCATCCTCGGCAGCAGCCTTGCCGCCTTTGGTGCGGGTGTTTTCAATCAGCTCATGGAGATCGAGCCAGACTCCCGGATGACCCGCACAGCCGACCGTCCCCTGCCCGCGGGCCGCATCAGTCCCAGCGCTGCCTTTGGCATCGGCTGGCTGCTCAGTGCCTTCGCCCTCATTCACCTCGTCGCCAAGGTGAACTTCGAAGCTGCCGCCCTCACGGCCCTCACCCTGGCCACCTACCTTTTTATCTATACGCCGCTAAAAAGGCAGTCCCCGACCAATACCCTTGTCGGGGCCGTTTCCGGAGCCCTGCCGCCCCTCATTGGTTGGGCCGGGGCCGCTGGGCAACTTCCACGGGACGAGGCCTACGTTCGCTGGCAGCTTCTCTTGGAGCCCGGGGCCATCTATCTCTTCGCCCTGCTCTTCCTCTGGCAGCTCCCCCATTTCCTGGCCATCAACTGGATGTATCGGGATGAGTACCGCCGGGGTGGTTTTATCATGCTGGCCAATGATGACGATGAAGGTGTGCGGACGTCCAAACACGCCCTGGCCTACTCCATCGCCACACTGCTGCTCATGTTTTATCCCGTGCAGCAGGGCCTCGTCGTCACCTGGATTTTCCTGCCCCTGTCCCTGGCCCTCGCTGGCTGGCTGTGCAAACTGGCCCTCGATTTCCAAAAGAATCCCGAGCGCGCCTCTGCCCGTAAGCTTTTCTTCTGCACCCTCATGTATCTGCCCGGCATCCTCATCATTTCCTCCATTGCCTGGAAGCGGGCCTGA
- a CDS encoding COX15/CtaA family protein, with amino-acid sequence MIWTRFQKIALIAFITVEVLIFVGAVVRATGSGLGCPDWPKCYGCWVPPTSADDIDFSKLKIEKFRAKAAAHGRDPATITPETLKAEFDPVATWIEYVNRLTSMPVGIAMLCLLIASFGQIRLHRQRVFWASSASFILVLVNAWLGMRVVLSGLKPGIITLHMALAILLQCVLVYTAWRANDSPWRLPWKCQPSPALRRIAWVLFALIVIEGIMGSQVRELTDHLAHTHAGHPRSEWVTELEQSWVYLLHRSFSWLILFAGAAFLHLSRRHLTRTGWLEWSVFGLIFSQMILGVVLAHVGIVGIAQVLHIGLSSLLVSALFLWLLGSSGKVVSVSGALSPAR; translated from the coding sequence ATGATCTGGACCCGCTTTCAAAAAATCGCCCTCATCGCCTTCATTACCGTGGAGGTTCTGATTTTTGTCGGTGCCGTGGTACGGGCCACAGGCTCTGGACTCGGCTGTCCTGACTGGCCTAAATGCTACGGCTGCTGGGTCCCTCCGACCAGCGCCGACGACATCGATTTCAGCAAACTTAAGATCGAAAAATTCCGCGCCAAAGCTGCCGCGCATGGACGTGATCCAGCGACCATCACCCCTGAAACCCTAAAGGCAGAGTTCGATCCTGTCGCCACTTGGATCGAATACGTGAACCGCCTCACCAGCATGCCTGTTGGAATAGCGATGCTCTGCCTTCTCATCGCCTCCTTCGGCCAGATCCGGCTTCATCGGCAGCGCGTCTTTTGGGCTTCCTCCGCCTCTTTCATTCTGGTCCTGGTGAACGCATGGCTGGGCATGCGGGTGGTCTTAAGCGGGCTCAAGCCGGGCATCATCACTCTCCACATGGCCCTGGCCATCCTGCTGCAATGCGTCCTGGTCTATACCGCTTGGCGCGCCAATGACAGCCCTTGGAGGCTCCCGTGGAAATGCCAACCCTCCCCTGCCCTGCGCCGGATCGCCTGGGTACTTTTTGCCCTCATCGTCATCGAAGGCATCATGGGATCGCAGGTGCGCGAACTCACGGACCATCTCGCCCACACCCACGCCGGGCATCCTCGCAGCGAGTGGGTGACAGAACTGGAGCAAAGCTGGGTTTACCTCCTGCATCGCAGTTTCTCCTGGCTCATCCTCTTCGCCGGTGCCGCCTTTTTGCACCTCAGCCGCCGTCACCTCACCCGCACTGGTTGGCTGGAGTGGAGCGTCTTTGGCCTGATCTTCAGTCAAATGATTCTCGGTGTGGTCTTGGCCCACGTAGGGATTGTTGGCATCGCCCAGGTGCTGCACATTGGCCTCTCCTCTTTACTCGTCAGTGCCCTCTTCCTCTGGCTTCTGGGTTCTTCCGGAAAGGTTGTCAGTGTTTCTGGCGCATTGTCGCCAGCGCGTTAA
- a CDS encoding cytochrome c oxidase subunit II — MSVSDINTWIGITQNASEHGGLVDHMLGFVHWFMLALFIGWSIFLTIAFTRFRKSKNPSADYHGVRGHASTHIEIGVVVVEAILLLGFAFPLWSRQADDFPTSPDTIKIRALGEKFLWNFQYPGNDMMLSTWSMKGITPSNVTGRDLMDPNGKDDFVSPSTMKLPVGRPVIVDVSSKDVIHNLALVPMRSAQDAIPGVKAHMWFKPVKEGTWDIICGQLCGPGHAQMRAVLEVMDGKEYDEWAKEQSATAAAKSAAAAAPPVASAQ; from the coding sequence ATGAGCGTCTCTGACATCAATACCTGGATCGGCATCACTCAAAACGCCTCTGAGCACGGCGGTCTTGTGGATCACATGCTCGGCTTCGTCCACTGGTTCATGCTGGCCCTGTTCATCGGCTGGTCGATCTTCCTCACGATCGCCTTCACCCGTTTTCGCAAGTCGAAAAACCCCTCTGCCGACTACCACGGCGTCCGTGGCCATGCATCTACCCACATCGAAATCGGCGTGGTCGTGGTGGAAGCCATCCTCCTCCTCGGTTTCGCCTTTCCTCTCTGGTCCCGTCAGGCCGACGACTTCCCGACCAGCCCAGACACCATCAAAATCCGCGCTTTGGGCGAGAAGTTCCTCTGGAACTTCCAGTATCCGGGCAATGACATGATGCTCAGCACCTGGAGCATGAAGGGCATTACCCCTTCGAACGTCACCGGCCGTGACCTCATGGACCCGAACGGCAAGGACGACTTCGTCAGCCCTAGCACCATGAAGCTTCCTGTGGGCCGCCCCGTCATTGTCGACGTCAGCAGCAAGGATGTGATCCATAACCTGGCCCTCGTGCCGATGCGTTCCGCCCAGGATGCCATCCCCGGTGTGAAAGCCCACATGTGGTTCAAGCCGGTGAAGGAAGGTACTTGGGACATCATCTGCGGTCAGCTTTGCGGCCCGGGCCACGCTCAGATGCGTGCCGTGCTGGAAGTTATGGATGGCAAAGAATACGATGAGTGGGCCAAGGAGCAGTCTGCCACCGCTGCCGCTAAGTCGGCTGCCGCAGCCGCACCGCCTGTGGCTTCCGCCCAGTAA
- a CDS encoding cytochrome C oxidase subunit IV family protein translates to MADSPEEIHKSIKKIIVVGSALAVLTGATVGLSYVELPTHSMNILVGMILAAFKAGLVALIFMHLNHEAKLIYKILAFTAAFAIALFFLFVFSASDPLVFHGFYDSNN, encoded by the coding sequence ATGGCCGACAGTCCTGAAGAAATCCACAAGTCGATCAAAAAGATCATCGTCGTTGGGTCCGCCCTCGCGGTCCTCACCGGTGCCACGGTCGGTCTTTCCTACGTGGAATTGCCCACTCACAGCATGAACATCCTGGTGGGCATGATCCTGGCCGCCTTCAAGGCAGGTCTCGTCGCCCTCATCTTCATGCACTTGAATCACGAGGCGAAGCTGATCTACAAAATCCTCGCTTTCACCGCAGCCTTCGCCATCGCGTTGTTCTTCCTGTTCGTATTCTCTGCCAGTGACCCGTTGGTCTTCCACGGCTTTTACGACAGCAACAACTGA